One Brevibacillus choshinensis genomic window carries:
- a CDS encoding B3/B4 domain-containing protein, translating to MPRFIIEDDFWSLFPHAKIGTVICQGIDNSIKDVDLYAKLLQEAEKEAHQFLRQEEFSSNPVISVWREAFQKFKTKKGARCSIEALLKRVKNGNPIGTINPLVDIYNSISLRYGLPCGGEDIDTFAGDIRLTKATGNEPFIPLGSDENASPHEGEIVYKDDAGAICRCWNWREALRTMLTENTKNAFLCIELIDETRTDEFHMALKELADAVSHHLGGTVKIEVLDRDHREMTIFG from the coding sequence TTGCCTAGATTTATCATTGAAGATGATTTTTGGTCGTTATTCCCTCATGCAAAAATAGGCACTGTTATTTGCCAAGGAATTGATAATTCAATAAAGGACGTTGACCTCTACGCGAAGCTGCTGCAGGAGGCAGAGAAAGAAGCACATCAATTCTTACGCCAGGAGGAATTCAGTAGTAATCCAGTCATATCCGTTTGGCGTGAAGCCTTTCAGAAATTCAAGACCAAAAAAGGAGCAAGGTGTTCCATTGAAGCCTTATTAAAAAGAGTGAAAAATGGCAATCCGATCGGAACCATAAACCCTCTCGTTGACATCTATAATTCCATATCCTTGCGTTATGGGCTTCCGTGTGGAGGAGAAGATATCGACACTTTTGCAGGCGATATTCGGCTTACGAAAGCAACTGGCAACGAACCGTTTATCCCATTGGGAAGTGATGAAAATGCTTCGCCACATGAAGGTGAAATTGTTTATAAAGATGATGCCGGTGCAATATGCCGATGCTGGAATTGGCGTGAAGCACTGAGGACGATGCTGACAGAAAATACGAAGAATGCATTCCTCTGTATTGAATTGATCGATGAAACAAGAACGGATGAGTTTCATATGGCGCTCAAAGAACTGGCTGATGCAGTGTCC
- a CDS encoding LysE family translocator, whose translation MEFSTIWLFVVAAATLLIIPGPAVFYIMARSIDQGKKAGLVSVLGVSVGGSVHVLAGAVGVSAILMTSATAFHIVKYLGAAYLIYLGCKTLFSRSDHTTSEMPEVPRKNLRKIFFESALVEVMNPKTALFFLAFFPQFITPSAGSVTLQFLLLGAIFTILALLSDGMYAVLAAHIRKRMNVSSKLQNRITGYLYIALGVFSAFASPSKT comes from the coding sequence ATGGAGTTTTCAACGATTTGGCTATTTGTAGTTGCCGCTGCCACATTGCTAATCATCCCTGGACCCGCTGTGTTCTACATCATGGCTAGAAGTATTGATCAAGGGAAAAAAGCGGGTCTGGTATCCGTTCTTGGCGTATCAGTCGGTGGGTCTGTTCACGTTTTAGCTGGGGCCGTCGGAGTTTCTGCGATCCTCATGACATCGGCAACGGCCTTTCATATCGTTAAATATCTGGGTGCTGCTTATCTCATCTATTTGGGGTGCAAGACTTTATTTTCCAGATCCGATCATACGACTTCAGAAATGCCAGAAGTCCCTCGCAAAAATTTACGAAAGATTTTTTTCGAATCAGCGCTCGTAGAAGTAATGAATCCTAAGACGGCCCTCTTTTTCCTAGCCTTCTTTCCGCAATTCATCACGCCTTCTGCTGGATCAGTCACGTTGCAATTTTTGCTTTTAGGCGCGATATTTACTATCCTAGCTTTACTTAGTGATGGTATGTATGCAGTTCTTGCAGCACATATTCGAAAGCGGATGAATGTGAGTTCAAAACTGCAGAATCGGATCACTGGTTATCTCTATATTGCTCTAGGGGTATTCTCCGCTTTTGCCAGCCCCTCCAAAACATAA
- a CDS encoding FMN-binding negative transcriptional regulator, translated as MYIPKQYRMSRDEAVQMMKAYPFALLITVDEHRPMATHIPLEIREEEGKIFATGHLAYGNMQKKTLDGNRDVLLIFQGPHAYISSSWYESEEVPTWDYLAVHAYGTARVLTRDELISALDTMLTHYESHRENGRLWDTFDPELLESEMKGIVGFEIEITSIQAAAKMSQNRNDTDYTSIVTELEKSDDQGEIQVAQWMREQRKGLFK; from the coding sequence GTGTACATTCCGAAGCAATATCGCATGAGTCGTGATGAGGCCGTTCAAATGATGAAGGCTTACCCGTTTGCCTTATTGATTACGGTTGATGAACATCGCCCGATGGCTACTCACATTCCGTTGGAAATTCGTGAAGAGGAAGGGAAAATCTTTGCAACCGGGCACCTTGCATACGGAAACATGCAGAAAAAAACGTTGGATGGTAATCGTGATGTGCTGCTTATTTTCCAAGGACCGCACGCTTACATTTCATCGAGTTGGTATGAGTCCGAAGAGGTTCCCACATGGGACTACCTCGCTGTACATGCGTATGGAACAGCACGTGTACTCACTCGGGATGAGCTGATATCGGCTTTGGATACGATGCTTACTCATTATGAATCTCACCGGGAAAATGGCCGCCTCTGGGATACGTTTGATCCTGAGCTGCTTGAGAGCGAAATGAAAGGAATCGTTGGTTTTGAAATCGAAATCACCTCTATTCAAGCTGCAGCCAAAATGAGCCAGAATCGCAACGACACCGATTATACATCGATTGTTACCGAGCTTGAAAAATCAGATGATCAAGGGGAAATTCAGGTTGCTCAGTGGATGCGCGAGCAACGGAAGGGGCTTTTTAAATAG
- a CDS encoding FMN-binding negative transcriptional regulator, with protein sequence MYIPEHFAMKDVTAAYDVIQENSFATLFSIHDGMPFATHLPLMLNEEKTYLYGHFARPNPQWKDILGQTVLSIFHGPHCYISPSWYETNKAVPTWNYVTVHVYGVVELFQDEHELMNSLNDLVVKYEAPDSSYRLQDVDADFLAGMNKGVQGFKIKIDKIEGKAKVSQNHSSHRQELVIKQLEQFPSSDEQQIASLMKANLLKNG encoded by the coding sequence ATGTATATCCCGGAGCATTTCGCGATGAAAGATGTTACTGCTGCCTACGATGTCATACAGGAAAACAGCTTTGCGACCTTGTTTTCCATTCATGACGGAATGCCCTTCGCTACACATCTACCTCTGATGTTGAATGAGGAAAAAACCTATTTGTACGGTCATTTCGCCCGTCCAAACCCACAGTGGAAGGATATTCTGGGTCAGACGGTCCTTAGCATTTTCCACGGCCCTCATTGCTATATCTCCCCCTCCTGGTATGAGACCAACAAAGCAGTGCCGACGTGGAATTATGTGACCGTTCATGTTTACGGCGTAGTTGAGCTATTCCAGGATGAGCACGAGCTAATGAATTCCTTGAATGACTTGGTAGTAAAGTATGAGGCTCCTGACAGTTCCTATAGATTGCAGGATGTAGATGCTGATTTTCTCGCTGGTATGAACAAGGGCGTTCAAGGATTCAAAATAAAAATCGATAAGATTGAAGGGAAAGCGAAGGTAAGTCAAAACCATTCCTCGCACAGACAAGAGCTCGTGATCAAGCAGTTGGAACAGTTTCCATCTTCAGACGAGCAACAAATTGCCTCCTTGATGAAAGCGAACCTCTTAAAAAATGGGTAG
- a CDS encoding PLP-dependent aminotransferase family protein, whose protein sequence is MKNTIFTFNDHSPKYKQIYEKFKSFIEQGDIKADEPLPSIRQLADSLHVSRNTTLMAYEQLVAEGYIRGEGRKGYFVNELEPLLFQEARISSLHNQTEKMPSVRIDFRADVVDQSHFPLKAWRRISNQVLTVKDSFRYGEPFGELCLREQIAAYLLQSRGVRTDPDAIIIGSSTQQMLVYLGLVLKRDFSSMIVEDPGYDGAREAFQLNGFILETLPVYESGADFSHLQDMKSRLIYVAPSHHSPYGVSMSIGQRHALIHWANKTQGYIIEDDYDSEFRYTQQPFPALASIDSTRVIYLGNFSKCFLPGIRLSYMVLPQPLVTCYKKQFAHFESTTSLLSQFAMAKFMEEGEWNRHIKRMRLVYKRKMQLFVSELRNHFKRTISIIGEQSGLYLLIKVHLERSEEWLIEQASIQGVKVYPTSLYFITNKTDKPIIKLGFSNLSSDEIQLGVKLLKKAWL, encoded by the coding sequence ATGAAAAATACCATTTTTACCTTCAATGATCACTCTCCAAAATACAAACAAATCTACGAGAAATTTAAATCCTTTATTGAGCAGGGCGACATTAAGGCGGATGAGCCACTGCCCTCCATCCGTCAACTTGCAGATTCCTTACATGTAAGCCGGAATACAACATTAATGGCATATGAACAGTTAGTGGCTGAAGGGTATATTCGTGGAGAGGGCCGAAAAGGATATTTTGTAAATGAGTTGGAGCCTCTTTTATTTCAAGAGGCTCGCATCTCTTCACTCCACAACCAAACAGAGAAAATGCCGTCTGTTCGCATTGATTTCCGAGCAGACGTCGTCGATCAATCGCATTTTCCTTTAAAAGCGTGGAGGAGGATCTCGAATCAAGTATTAACCGTAAAGGACAGCTTCCGATACGGGGAACCGTTTGGAGAATTGTGCTTACGCGAACAAATCGCAGCCTATCTACTCCAGTCTCGCGGGGTGAGGACAGATCCAGATGCGATCATAATCGGAAGCAGCACTCAGCAAATGCTTGTGTATCTCGGTCTGGTCCTGAAACGTGATTTTTCCAGCATGATTGTGGAGGATCCAGGTTATGACGGCGCCAGAGAAGCTTTTCAATTAAATGGCTTTATTCTTGAAACGCTGCCCGTTTATGAGAGCGGTGCTGATTTTTCACACTTACAAGATATGAAATCACGATTAATTTATGTTGCGCCGTCCCATCACAGTCCATACGGGGTAAGCATGTCCATCGGCCAAAGGCATGCGCTTATCCATTGGGCAAACAAGACGCAGGGATATATTATCGAAGACGATTATGACAGTGAATTTCGCTATACCCAGCAACCATTTCCCGCTCTCGCTTCCATAGATTCGACGAGAGTGATTTATCTCGGGAATTTCTCAAAATGCTTTCTTCCAGGCATTCGTTTAAGCTATATGGTGCTGCCACAGCCACTTGTCACCTGTTATAAAAAGCAATTCGCGCATTTCGAGAGCACCACTTCATTACTTAGCCAATTCGCCATGGCGAAATTTATGGAAGAAGGGGAATGGAATCGCCATATCAAGCGCATGCGTCTGGTATATAAACGAAAAATGCAGCTCTTCGTTTCAGAATTGAGAAATCATTTCAAGCGAACGATCTCTATCATTGGCGAGCAGTCTGGTTTGTACTTATTAATCAAAGTACACTTGGAGCGTTCTGAAGAATGGCTCATTGAACAAGCTTCCATTCAGGGGGTTAAAGTCTATCCGACTTCCCTCTACTTCATTACGAACAAAACCGATAAACCCATTATTAAGCTTGGTTTCAGTAATTTATCAAGTGATGAAATCCAGCTGGGCGTGAAGCTCTTAAAAAAGGCTTGGTTATAA